A window of Hevea brasiliensis isolate MT/VB/25A 57/8 chromosome 14, ASM3005281v1, whole genome shotgun sequence contains these coding sequences:
- the LOC110667775 gene encoding probable mediator of RNA polymerase II transcription subunit 26c yields the protein MDIDDFRWILEITGVDVWTFIDTAILVASLDFGADLKQRRDKIVEMLCALSSPGRCRSMGRISDGHEMRENRNEAKGGDGCRSGSIYGDEHEENDDELDPFAGSFDDKQKKILEIIQHLENPDQSQDSLVDLLQTLADMDMTFEALKDTGIGRHVSSLRKHSSDDVRRLVKQLVRKWREIVDEWLRLNPQEEQASSTLTADGNSPQQKISRNQVPDIAYSPNTHKESSDSDKKTCEPEGKPKPVPRKEDPRRPTHQSVSVSHNVQRQREQQQQREREVDYERLASASKRLQENYKEALNAKKQRTIQVIDIHDIPKPKIAFFAKNKGGGSLKALLILAEGSLTGSAYSDLLYLQYP from the coding sequence ATGGATATAGATGATTTTCGATGGATTCTGGAGATTACGGGTGTTGACGTCTGGACTTTTATTGACACTGCGATATTGGTGGCTTCGTTGGATTTCGGGGCTGACTTGAAGCAGCGGAGAGATAAGATTGTTGAAATGCTATGCGCATTGAGCTCGCCTGGTCGATGTAGGAGTATGGGCAGGATTAGTGATGGGCATGAAATGAGAGAAAACAGAAATGAAGCCAAAGGTGGAGATGGATGTCGAAGTGGGTCGATTTATGGAGATGAACATGAAGAAAACGATGATGAATTGGATCCATTTGCGGGATCGTTCGACGATAAGCAGAAGAAGATTTTGGAGATTATACAACATCTTGAAAATCCTGATCAGTCTCAAGATTCTCTGGTTGATTTGCTTCAAACTTTAGCAGATATGGATATGACCTTCGAGGCACTCAAGGACACTGGCATTGGAAGACATGTCAGTAGTTTGAGAAAGCATTCATCGGATGATGTTCGGAGATTAGTGAAGCAACTTGTCAGGAAATGGAGAGAAATTGTAGATGAATGGTTGAGGCTAAATCCTCAAGAAGAGCAAGCATCCTCTACTCTAACGGCTGATGGGAACTCCCCACAGCAGAAAATTTCCCGGAACCAGGTTCCTGATATTGCATACTCTCCAAATACTCACAAAGAGAGTTCTGATTCAGACAAGAAAACTTGTGAACCAGAAGGAAAGCCAAAACCAGTTCCTCGAAAAGAAGATCCTCGTAGACCTACCCATCAATCAGTTTCTGTTTCTCACAATGTGCAGAGACAGAGAGAGCAGCAGCAGCAAAGAGAGAGAGAAGTTGATTATGAGAGGCTGGCCTCTGCAAGCAAGAGGCTTCAAGAGAATTACAAAGAAGCCTTAAATGCCAAGAAGCAAAGAACAATTCAAGTGATAGACATACATGATATTCCAAAACCCAAGATTGCCTTTTTTGCAAAGAACAAAGGTGGTGGTTCTCTGAAGGCGCTACTGATTTTGGCAGAAGGGTCTTTAACAGGCTCTGCTTATTCAGATCTTTTATATTTGCAATACCCTTAA